In Penaeus monodon isolate SGIC_2016 chromosome 8, NSTDA_Pmon_1, whole genome shotgun sequence, one DNA window encodes the following:
- the LOC119576345 gene encoding coiled-coil domain-containing protein 47-like isoform X2 — translation MRSLIFALFLIGIIGINAAVQEYEDNDFAEFEVFDEEEEIVGEEDEAQTKEEAPASRGGGGGAGGGVGGGGGGSQEGGGQRMDVEEDEEEAVVEDEDENDEFSHFHDEEEFIGFDSERPQGARVPKTQEEPKITIANVPLHLRSNWDSFYLEMLMIAGLVVYFINFIVGKSKNQKLANAWYNSHRSLLEQNFALVGDDGKMPPENAGLQKESENVYTLWCSGRVNVEGMLVELKFIKRQDMIGVISQLIRPSSDQLLVKVHLDEMDSFVFSLATKKTAGRLAKEMTDISTFCPEKKSPEKFGLGSQFVMMNELGEVSSTILGDHKVTAVLNKFPGLVDFFHFSDQYSGPKQPEDTQPAKLPEVRKALVFGFNFPGRGNPSMDAIEGMKPLLQLVFHLTDKIRRFKLSKEGKTKAEKNRARVEEAFLKATHAVRAEQAQQKREERKRVEREKMLQIDDPDKQRKWEEREHRRQMKRRAPKMKQLKV, via the exons ATGAGATCATTAATATTTGCCCTGTTCCTCATTGGAATCATTGGAATTAATGCTGCCGTGCAAGAATATGAGGACAATGACTTTGCCGAATTTGAAGTGtttgatgaagaggaggagatagtaggagaagaagatgaagcacAAACCAAGGAGGAAGCACCAGcatcaagaggaggaggaggaggagcaggaggaggagtagggggaggaggtggtggcagcCAGGAAGGGGGTGGACAGAGAATGGAtgtggaggaggatgaagaagaagcagTGGTTGAG gatgaagatgagaatgaTGAATTCAGTCACTTCCACGATGAAGAGGAATTCATTGGATTTGACAGTGAGCGACCCCAAGGAGCCAGGGTGCCTAAAACACAAGAGGAACCCAAGATTACCATAGCTAAT GTTCCCCTTCATCTTCGAAGCAACTGGGATAGCTTCTACCTAGAAATGCTGATGATTGCAGGGCTTGTTGTGTACTTCATCAATTTCATAGTGGGGAAATCTAAAAACCAGAAACTTGCCAATGCTTGGTATAATTCACATAGGAGCCTTTTGGAGCAGAACTTTGCTCTAGTTG GGGATGATGGCAAGATGCCACCAGAAAATGCAGGTTTGCAAAAGGAATCCGAGAATGTGTATACACTATGGTGCTCTGGTCGCGTCAATGTTGAAGGAATGCTAGTGGAACTGAAGttcataaaa AGGCAAGACATGATTGGTGTGATATCCCAGCTTATACGTCCGTCAAGCGACCAGCTGCTTGTGAAGGTCCACCTTGATGAGATGGATTCCTTTGTCTTCTCGCTTGCCACCAAGAAAACGGCAGGCAGACTCGCTAAGGAGATGACAGACATT AGCACTTTCTGCCCTGAGAAGAAGTCGCCTGAGAAGTTTGGCCTGGGATCGCAGTTTGTGATGATGAATGAACTTGGCGAAGTGTCGTCAACAATACTAGGTGACCACAAAGTGACAGCTGTGCTCAATAAATTCCCAGGCTTGGTTGACTTCTTCCACTTCTCTGATCAATATTCTGGACCCAAACAGCCTGA GGATACCCAACCAGCCAAACTTCCGGAAGTCCGCAAGGCTCTAGTGTTTGGATTCAACTTCCCTGGCCGTGGGAATCCCTCCATGGATGCCATTGAGGGCATGAAGCCCCTCCTGCAGCTGGTGTTCCACTTGACAGACAAGATCAGGAGGTTCAAGCTCAGCAAGGAG GGTAAGACAAAGGCTGAGAAGAATCGTGCTCGTGTGGAGGAGGCATTCCTGAAGGCCACTCATGCTGTGCGAGCTGAGCAAGCACAGCAAAAGCGAGAGGAACGCAAGAGGGTGGAACGTGAGAAGATGCTTCAG ATTGATGATCCAGACAAGCAACGCAAGTGGGAAGAACGCGAACATCGACGCCAGATGAAACGCCGAGCCCCCAAAATGAAGCAGCTCAAG GTGTGA
- the LOC119576345 gene encoding coiled-coil domain-containing protein 47-like isoform X1 produces MRSLIFALFLIGIIGINAAVQEYEDNDFAEFEVFDEEEEIVGEEDEAQTKEEAPASRGGGGGAGGGVGGGGGGSQEGGGQRMDVEEDEEEAVVEDEDENDEFSHFHDEEEFIGFDSERPQGARVPKTQEEPKITIANVPLHLRSNWDSFYLEMLMIAGLVVYFINFIVGKSKNQKLANAWYNSHRSLLEQNFALVGDDGKMPPENAGLQKESENVYTLWCSGRVNVEGMLVELKFIKRQDMIGVISQLIRPSSDQLLVKVHLDEMDSFVFSLATKKTAGRLAKEMTDISTFCPEKKSPEKFGLGSQFVMMNELGEVSSTILGDHKVTAVLNKFPGLVDFFHFSDQYSGPKQPEGTEGRDTQPAKLPEVRKALVFGFNFPGRGNPSMDAIEGMKPLLQLVFHLTDKIRRFKLSKEGKTKAEKNRARVEEAFLKATHAVRAEQAQQKREERKRVEREKMLQIDDPDKQRKWEEREHRRQMKRRAPKMKQLKV; encoded by the exons ATGAGATCATTAATATTTGCCCTGTTCCTCATTGGAATCATTGGAATTAATGCTGCCGTGCAAGAATATGAGGACAATGACTTTGCCGAATTTGAAGTGtttgatgaagaggaggagatagtaggagaagaagatgaagcacAAACCAAGGAGGAAGCACCAGcatcaagaggaggaggaggaggagcaggaggaggagtagggggaggaggtggtggcagcCAGGAAGGGGGTGGACAGAGAATGGAtgtggaggaggatgaagaagaagcagTGGTTGAG gatgaagatgagaatgaTGAATTCAGTCACTTCCACGATGAAGAGGAATTCATTGGATTTGACAGTGAGCGACCCCAAGGAGCCAGGGTGCCTAAAACACAAGAGGAACCCAAGATTACCATAGCTAAT GTTCCCCTTCATCTTCGAAGCAACTGGGATAGCTTCTACCTAGAAATGCTGATGATTGCAGGGCTTGTTGTGTACTTCATCAATTTCATAGTGGGGAAATCTAAAAACCAGAAACTTGCCAATGCTTGGTATAATTCACATAGGAGCCTTTTGGAGCAGAACTTTGCTCTAGTTG GGGATGATGGCAAGATGCCACCAGAAAATGCAGGTTTGCAAAAGGAATCCGAGAATGTGTATACACTATGGTGCTCTGGTCGCGTCAATGTTGAAGGAATGCTAGTGGAACTGAAGttcataaaa AGGCAAGACATGATTGGTGTGATATCCCAGCTTATACGTCCGTCAAGCGACCAGCTGCTTGTGAAGGTCCACCTTGATGAGATGGATTCCTTTGTCTTCTCGCTTGCCACCAAGAAAACGGCAGGCAGACTCGCTAAGGAGATGACAGACATT AGCACTTTCTGCCCTGAGAAGAAGTCGCCTGAGAAGTTTGGCCTGGGATCGCAGTTTGTGATGATGAATGAACTTGGCGAAGTGTCGTCAACAATACTAGGTGACCACAAAGTGACAGCTGTGCTCAATAAATTCCCAGGCTTGGTTGACTTCTTCCACTTCTCTGATCAATATTCTGGACCCAAACAGCCTGA AGGAACAGAGGGAAG GGATACCCAACCAGCCAAACTTCCGGAAGTCCGCAAGGCTCTAGTGTTTGGATTCAACTTCCCTGGCCGTGGGAATCCCTCCATGGATGCCATTGAGGGCATGAAGCCCCTCCTGCAGCTGGTGTTCCACTTGACAGACAAGATCAGGAGGTTCAAGCTCAGCAAGGAG GGTAAGACAAAGGCTGAGAAGAATCGTGCTCGTGTGGAGGAGGCATTCCTGAAGGCCACTCATGCTGTGCGAGCTGAGCAAGCACAGCAAAAGCGAGAGGAACGCAAGAGGGTGGAACGTGAGAAGATGCTTCAG ATTGATGATCCAGACAAGCAACGCAAGTGGGAAGAACGCGAACATCGACGCCAGATGAAACGCCGAGCCCCCAAAATGAAGCAGCTCAAG GTGTGA